A segment of the Myxococcales bacterium genome:
GTCGCTCTGGCGCGCCGTAGGGGCCCAGCACCGTTTGACACGCGGCCGACTGCGGATTGGCGGGGCCGGCGCAGCCGAGCAGGCAACAGATGGCGTCGACCGGTGAGTAGCTGCCAACAAAGAGCCACTCGCCGTCGGGGCTCACGACGGTCCCGTCTTCGTAGCCGGCCGTGTTCACGAGGCCTGGCACGGCCTCTGGCTGTCCCCAGCCATCAGAGACGTGGGGCAACACGAGCGCCGTGGCTGTGCGCGTGAGCTCCATGCCGCTGCTGCGTGCCGTAACTTGGATCGGCTGCTCTCCGCTCACGTCCGTCGGGGTCACGAGCACTTCGAGGCCGCCCGGCGTCGGCTGAGGGGCCGTGACGTTGGCGCTGCCCGGTGCCGCCACCACGAGATCCGAAGCGGAAAGCGCGCCCCCGTCGGGGGTCGTTCCTCGGATTTCGACGACGACGACCGTCGCGCCACCGTCGGAGCCGCCGTCTGTGCGTCGGTCAAGTGTCAGCTCGAGCCGCAGGCCTGCCTCTGCTGCTGCTGCGTCAAAGCCGCCGTCGATCGCGAGCGTCGCGTCGCTGCCGGCGTCGGTTGCGGTCGTGTTGGCATCGCCGACGAGCGCTGTCGCGGGCGCGTCCTCGCCGTCGCAGCCGAAGAAGGGCAGAAGGACCAAGCCGATTGCGAGCACAGCCGCGGAGAGTTTTCGCACGGAGCCGAGTGTACCTGGCGCGCGTGCTAATCGCCCCGCCGCGAGCGACAGCGCGCGCCAAAGGAGGTCCCGACAGGCGTGCGCAGCAGAGTCCGACGGCTCAGCCGTCATCGGGCCGGCGGCGCGTCGCCTCCCGGCGTCGGGCACGCCGTCAGTGCTGGCGGGGTACCCTTCTCGAGGGCTGCCAAGATGCGCGAGTAGTAGCCGCTCGTTCGCGTCCGTGAGTGGAACGGGCCTAACAGTCCCGCGATGTCGTGATCGCTCACGCGGTCGTCGACGAGATCGGGGTCGCTGTCCGGTGTGGCGAAACCATTGGGGCCGAGGAGCGCTAACCGGCCCACGTGGTGATAGTTCAAGAACGCCATCACGCCGGGTATCCCCGTCACGGCGTCTTGGTCGTTGCGGAATCGCACGAGCGGTACTTCGTGGCGCCGCGCCGCGGCGGTCATCGAGTCGCGGAACTCGCTGTTGCCTACCATCGGAGAGCCAAAGGTGTAGAGGCCTCGCAAGTTGAACGCCTCGCCTCGGTCCATGCGGTCGAGCAGGCGCGCTGTCATGAGTGTCGCCAGGGCGCCGCCGAGGCTGTGGCCCGTGATCCAGACGCCGATCTTCGGATCGCCGCCCGTGAGCTGCCGAATCTTGTTCGAGAGAAGGTTCGTCGATTCGGTGTCATCGACCGACTGGAGCGCCGTCACGAAGCCGCGGTGCGCGTAGCCCCATCCTTCCGAGAAGCCATAGTTCGTCAGCTTCGACTTGAAGATGTCGAGGTCTTTGAAGATGTCGATGAGGTCCCGCGCCTGCAGGTCGGACGCGCTCGGCGGTTCGGTGCCCCGGAACACCACGAGGACGACGGGCTCGGTCGAGTGCCTTGCGATGGCGACCTGGGTGCTCCCGCGATTCATGGCCCGCTCGAGCAGCGTGTAGGGCTTCGCGCTGAAGAACTGGATCCAGTTCGTGTCGTCGGTTTGACGGAGCAGGTAGTTCTTGAAGGCCGCCGCCGGCAGCTCGGGGTGCCCGTCGTCGTCTCGCGCGGTGTACTTGTTCTCGAAGAAGTCGCGCGCGCACACGCCGAAATTCTCCGGCGACATCACGTCGCGATGGCGCATGAACTTGAGGAGCGCTTCCGGGCCCTCCTTCTCCTTCGCGTGGAGCTCTTCCTTGTGGCTCACCTCGAAGTCGCGGGCCCGGCCCAGATCGCGGCCGCACTGAGCCCACAAGCTGTCGG
Coding sequences within it:
- a CDS encoding lipase family protein — translated: MSARSQLKRSAAALAGIAPDEWARQSGTERSTRATREVLRTLTSRRARLLNAECKIMRRLASAFSVVLAQGLFGCSAAIPEETSEGALEVTEPQSDALKIHLSESPSQGPHFTFCSAPSPDAPLHLTNAAWLALASANQYSHLGYFAPHLLDLGFGSPADSLWAQCGRDLGRARDFEVSHKEELHAKEKEGPEALLKFMRHRDVMSPENFGVCARDFFENKYTARDDDGHPELPAAAFKNYLLRQTDDTNWIQFFSAKPYTLLERAMNRGSTQVAIARHSTEPVVLVVFRGTEPPSASDLQARDLIDIFKDLDIFKSKLTNYGFSEGWGYAHRGFVTALQSVDDTESTNLLSNKIRQLTGGDPKIGVWITGHSLGGALATLMTARLLDRMDRGEAFNLRGLYTFGSPMVGNSEFRDSMTAAARRHEVPLVRFRNDQDAVTGIPGVMAFLNYHHVGRLALLGPNGFATPDSDPDLVDDRVSDHDIAGLLGPFHSRTRTSGYYSRILAALEKGTPPALTACPTPGGDAPPAR